The Carnobacterium divergens genome includes a window with the following:
- the lepB gene encoding signal peptidase I, with protein sequence MEKSWRDHLWDWFKAAVLAIVLTAILRNFIFIPMNVQGSSMIPTLHQGDQMVVESFSKIQRFDIVVFKDASNRTLVKRIIGLPGESIAYRNDQLYIDNHKISEPFLKNKLVMQAGETWTSDFDLQQLTGEETVPANEYFVLGDNRRSSNDSRVFGSVAKEEIIGKTILVYFPFNRINVY encoded by the coding sequence ATGGAAAAATCTTGGAGAGATCATTTATGGGACTGGTTTAAAGCCGCTGTCTTAGCGATTGTCCTCACCGCTATCTTAAGAAATTTTATTTTTATCCCAATGAATGTACAAGGATCGTCTATGATTCCAACACTTCATCAAGGCGATCAAATGGTGGTTGAATCCTTTTCAAAAATCCAACGTTTTGATATTGTTGTTTTTAAGGACGCATCTAACCGAACCTTAGTGAAGAGAATTATTGGACTGCCTGGCGAATCAATTGCTTACCGCAACGATCAACTTTATATTGATAATCATAAAATAAGCGAACCTTTCTTAAAAAATAAATTAGTAATGCAAGCAGGGGAAACATGGACATCCGATTTTGACTTGCAGCAATTAACAGGAGAAGAAACCGTTCCTGCTAACGAGTATTTTGTTTTAGGTGACAACCGTCGATCAAGCAACGACAGTCGTGTTTTTGGATCCGTTGCTAAAGAGGAGATCATTGGGAAAACGATTTTAGTTTATTTTCCATTTAACAGAATAAATGTTTATTAA
- the hslV gene encoding ATP-dependent protease subunit HslV: MTTTFHATTIFAVSHKGECAMAGDGQVTMGESVIMKGTARKVRRIYNGEVLVGFAGSVADAFTLEEKFEAKLNEYKGNLKRAAVELAQEWRTDRAMQKLEALLIVMNKDEMLMVSGGGEVIEPDDGILAIGSGGNYALSAGRALKKHGQHLSASEIAKESLTVAADICVFTNHNIIVEKL; this comes from the coding sequence ATGACAACAACTTTTCATGCAACAACGATTTTTGCTGTGAGCCACAAAGGAGAATGTGCGATGGCTGGCGATGGTCAGGTAACGATGGGAGAATCTGTTATCATGAAAGGCACAGCGCGCAAAGTTCGTCGTATTTATAACGGTGAAGTGCTAGTTGGTTTTGCTGGAAGTGTAGCGGATGCTTTTACATTAGAAGAAAAATTTGAAGCGAAATTAAATGAGTACAAAGGCAATTTAAAACGAGCTGCTGTAGAATTAGCTCAAGAATGGCGTACAGATCGTGCGATGCAAAAGCTGGAAGCCTTATTAATTGTCATGAATAAAGATGAAATGTTAATGGTGAGTGGTGGTGGTGAAGTGATTGAACCAGATGATGGCATCTTAGCGATTGGATCAGGTGGGAATTATGCCCTATCAGCAGGTCGCGCATTAAAAAAACACGGTCAACATTTAAGTGCAAGTGAAATTGCTAAAGAAAGTTTAACTGTTGCAGCCGATATCTGTGTCTTTACCAATCACAATATTATCGTTGAAAAACTTTAA
- the hslU gene encoding ATP-dependent protease ATPase subunit HslU → MNTTINMTPREIVQELDKYIIGQNEAKKSVAVALRNRYRRLQLEEEMQQEITPKNMLMIGPTGVGKTEIARRLAKIVNAPFIKVEATKFTEVGYVGRDVESMVRDLVEVSIQIVQKQQYSNVYSQAEKRAIDRVAKLLVPGIKKEKKKAANLNPFENMFQNMGVDMSQFNQEEVEEEVTETISSNRETMKQQIRDGLLDQRELTIEVNESKKTVNSPMGAGLEQMGIDLNDTLGALTPKRKIKRTVTVQEAIKIFIQEESEKLVNPEDIYSQAIKLAQNTGIIFIDEIDKITSKASQSGEVSREGVQRDILPIVEGSQVNTKYGTIQTDHILFIASGAFHVSKPSDLIPELQGRFPIRVELNDLDASDFVKILTEPNNALIKQYIAMLGTENIKVTFTFEAIERLAEIAFKVNHETDNIGARRLHTILEKLLEDLLFEAPDMHMGEITITENYVNDKIDYIVQDKDLSRYIL, encoded by the coding sequence ATGAATACAACTATTAATATGACTCCTAGAGAAATCGTTCAAGAACTTGATAAATACATTATTGGACAAAATGAAGCTAAAAAATCAGTTGCGGTAGCTTTACGTAATCGTTACCGTCGGCTACAGTTAGAAGAAGAAATGCAACAAGAAATTACCCCTAAAAACATGTTAATGATTGGACCAACAGGTGTTGGTAAAACAGAAATTGCGCGTCGCTTGGCAAAAATTGTTAACGCACCTTTTATCAAGGTAGAAGCAACAAAATTTACCGAAGTAGGTTACGTTGGACGTGATGTCGAGTCGATGGTTCGTGATTTAGTTGAAGTTAGTATTCAAATTGTTCAAAAGCAACAGTATTCGAATGTTTACTCACAAGCAGAAAAACGTGCAATCGATCGAGTAGCTAAATTACTTGTTCCAGGAATAAAAAAAGAAAAGAAAAAAGCGGCTAATTTAAATCCTTTTGAAAATATGTTTCAAAATATGGGCGTTGATATGTCTCAATTTAACCAAGAAGAAGTCGAAGAAGAAGTGACCGAAACGATTTCATCTAACCGTGAAACAATGAAACAACAAATTCGCGATGGCTTGCTAGATCAAAGAGAATTAACGATTGAAGTGAATGAAAGTAAAAAAACAGTCAATTCTCCAATGGGAGCGGGTCTAGAGCAAATGGGGATTGATTTGAATGATACCTTAGGAGCCTTAACTCCAAAACGTAAAATCAAACGAACAGTGACTGTTCAAGAAGCAATTAAAATCTTTATCCAAGAAGAATCTGAAAAGCTCGTTAACCCAGAAGACATTTATTCACAAGCCATTAAACTTGCTCAAAATACAGGGATTATCTTTATTGATGAGATTGATAAAATAACTTCTAAAGCAAGTCAGTCTGGAGAAGTTTCTCGTGAGGGTGTGCAGCGCGATATTTTACCCATTGTTGAAGGATCACAAGTCAACACAAAATATGGCACAATCCAAACAGATCATATTCTATTTATTGCTTCAGGTGCGTTCCACGTGTCTAAACCAAGTGATTTGATTCCAGAACTGCAAGGACGATTTCCAATTCGTGTAGAACTGAATGATTTAGATGCAAGTGATTTTGTTAAGATTTTAACAGAACCTAATAACGCATTGATTAAACAATATATTGCAATGCTTGGAACGGAAAATATCAAAGTAACCTTTACCTTTGAAGCAATTGAGCGTTTAGCAGAGATTGCCTTTAAGGTGAATCACGAAACCGATAATATTGGCGCACGCCGTCTGCATACAATTTTAGAAAAATTATTAGAAGATTTGTTATTTGAAGCTCCAGATATGCATATGGGAGAAATTACAATTACAGAAAACTATGTGAACGATAAAATTGACTATATTGTCCAAGATAAAGACTTAAGTCGTTATATCTTATAA
- the ylqF gene encoding ribosome biogenesis GTPase YlqF has protein sequence MTIQWFPGHMAKARREVSEKLKLVDVVFELVDARLPLSSRNPILDELIGQKPRVIILNKSDLADERQTKAWVLYFKEQGISAVPIIAQEGKGMQKVMAEAKLLLKEKFDRMKSKGINPRAIRAMSIGIPNVGKSTLINRFIKKNIAKTGNKPGVTKGQQWLKLGKELELLDTPGILWPKFEDPEIGKKLALTGAIKDNLLQMDDIALYGLDIMRTYYPQQLMKRFKINSEELTLGLPELLMLISEKRGFRDDYSRASEMVVYEIRSGKVGRYTLDHAPIHLETTEEA, from the coding sequence ATGACAATCCAATGGTTTCCTGGTCATATGGCCAAAGCAAGAAGAGAAGTATCTGAAAAATTAAAGTTAGTAGACGTGGTTTTTGAGCTAGTAGATGCTAGACTGCCACTTTCAAGTCGGAATCCGATTTTAGATGAATTAATCGGACAAAAACCGCGGGTTATTATTTTGAATAAAAGTGATTTAGCTGACGAAAGACAAACGAAAGCATGGGTTTTGTATTTTAAAGAACAAGGGATTTCTGCTGTTCCCATTATTGCGCAAGAAGGAAAAGGCATGCAAAAAGTAATGGCGGAAGCAAAATTGTTATTAAAAGAAAAATTTGATCGCATGAAAAGCAAAGGGATTAATCCAAGAGCGATTCGTGCAATGAGTATTGGAATTCCAAACGTTGGGAAATCAACATTAATCAATCGTTTTATCAAAAAAAATATTGCAAAGACAGGGAATAAACCAGGAGTCACAAAAGGGCAACAATGGTTGAAATTAGGAAAAGAATTGGAATTGTTAGACACACCAGGAATTCTTTGGCCTAAATTTGAAGATCCTGAAATCGGTAAAAAATTAGCTTTAACAGGAGCCATTAAAGACAATTTGTTACAAATGGATGACATAGCACTATACGGTCTAGACATTATGAGAACCTATTATCCACAACAATTAATGAAACGATTTAAAATCAATTCAGAAGAATTAACGTTGGGATTGCCAGAACTATTGATGCTTATCAGCGAAAAACGAGGTTTTAGAGATGACTATTCTAGAGCAAGTGAAATGGTTGTTTATGAAATTAGAAGTGGTAAAGTAGGGCGGTACACATTGGATCACGCTCCAATCCACCTTGAAACAACAGAAGAGGCGTAA
- the xerC gene encoding tyrosine recombinase XerC — MEESQWMSIFLQYLMIERHYSELTKKAYEEDILEFKKFLEATGEASFKTVTLADVRIYLGLLNEKQLSRNSVSRKISSMRAFYQFLLKDQLVEDNPFSYIHLKKKSLRLPRFFYEKEMDALFTAVKGDKPLDFRNEALLEVLYGTGIRVSECSNIQLKDLDFELGVLLVHGKGNKERYVPFGHYAAIAITEYLEKCRTPLMTTYHKEHPYLIVNHYGDQITPTGIEYVLNQVIKKSSLTSNIHPHMLRHTFATHLLNNGADMRTVQELLGHASLSSTQIYAHVTKEHLQKNYRQFHPRA; from the coding sequence TTGGAGGAGTCACAATGGATGTCTATTTTTTTACAGTATTTAATGATTGAAAGACATTACTCTGAATTAACAAAAAAAGCCTATGAAGAAGATATTCTAGAATTCAAAAAATTTCTTGAAGCAACTGGAGAAGCCTCTTTTAAAACGGTGACGCTTGCGGATGTTCGAATTTATCTAGGTTTGTTAAATGAAAAACAATTAAGCCGCAACTCGGTTTCAAGAAAAATATCAAGTATGCGAGCATTTTATCAATTTTTATTGAAAGATCAACTAGTAGAGGACAATCCTTTTTCATACATTCATTTGAAAAAGAAATCACTGAGACTGCCACGTTTTTTTTATGAAAAGGAAATGGACGCACTGTTTACAGCTGTAAAAGGGGATAAACCGTTAGATTTTCGAAATGAAGCATTATTAGAAGTGCTGTATGGAACCGGCATTCGGGTCAGCGAATGTAGCAATATCCAACTTAAAGATTTAGATTTTGAATTAGGTGTATTGCTGGTACATGGAAAAGGCAATAAAGAGCGGTATGTTCCATTTGGGCACTATGCGGCAATTGCAATCACCGAGTACCTTGAAAAATGCCGCACACCTTTAATGACAACCTACCATAAAGAACATCCTTATTTAATTGTAAATCATTATGGCGATCAAATTACGCCAACTGGAATTGAATATGTATTAAATCAGGTAATTAAAAAAAGCAGCTTAACCTCGAATATTCACCCACACATGTTGCGTCATACCTTTGCCACTCATTTATTGAACAACGGGGCAGATATGCGAACAGTTCAGGAATTATTAGGTCATGCAAGTCTTTCTTCAACACAAATTTATGCTCATGTAACAAAGGAGCATTTACAAAAAAATTACCGACAATTTCATCCAAGAGCCTAG
- the lepB gene encoding signal peptidase I, whose protein sequence is MSRTNYSDGRDESAEVFEPRSKAHHSKTRKKKSKKGKKNEILSTFVYVVVALAICLLIRQFLFAPVSVDGESMMPTLENHDRLILNKIEKVDRFDIIVFPAPDAPDKQYIKRVIGLPGDEISMQDDVLYLNGKAVEEPYLDKYKAKLKAKGQLLTGDFTLMGKTGVAKVPENEYFVMGDNRGNSKDSRIFGFVHIDTISGTTDLRIWPFTHFGTLKTE, encoded by the coding sequence ATGAGTAGAACAAATTATTCAGATGGACGAGATGAATCAGCAGAAGTTTTTGAGCCACGAAGTAAAGCGCATCACTCTAAAACGCGGAAAAAGAAATCAAAAAAAGGCAAAAAAAATGAAATTCTAAGTACCTTTGTATATGTCGTGGTAGCATTGGCTATTTGTTTGTTAATCCGTCAATTTTTATTTGCACCTGTAAGTGTAGATGGTGAGTCAATGATGCCAACACTAGAAAATCACGACCGTTTAATTTTAAATAAAATTGAAAAAGTAGATCGTTTTGATATTATTGTATTTCCAGCACCAGATGCTCCTGATAAACAGTACATCAAACGTGTGATTGGCTTGCCGGGAGATGAAATTTCAATGCAAGATGATGTACTTTACTTAAATGGCAAAGCAGTGGAAGAACCTTATCTTGATAAATATAAAGCAAAATTGAAAGCCAAGGGACAATTGTTGACAGGCGATTTCACATTAATGGGGAAAACCGGTGTTGCAAAAGTCCCAGAAAACGAATATTTTGTAATGGGAGATAATCGTGGCAATTCAAAAGATAGTCGTATTTTTGGTTTTGTTCACATTGATACGATTTCTGGAACGACAGATCTTCGTATTTGGCCTTTCACTCATTTTGGAACACTAAAAACTGAATAA
- the topA gene encoding type I DNA topoisomerase gives MAYKYLVIVESPAKAKTIEKYLGKNYKVVASLGHIRDLPKSKMGVDVENNYEPHYISIRGKGDLIKELKKFAKKADKVYLAADPDREGEAIAWHLSHLLNLDIEDKNRVVFNEITKEAVKGAFKEPRSINMDLVDSQQARRILDRLVGYTISPILWKKVKKGLSAGRVQSVALKLIIDREKEIIAFKPEEYWTIGGNFKKGTKKFKANFYGLKNKKVALKNTEEVQEVIKRLDGPDFEVTNVTKKERKRNAALPFTTSSLQQEAARKLNFRTRKTMMVAQQLYEGISLGRGGAVGLITYMRTDSTRIADSAKAEAAEFIVKEYGEEYSATKFKKSKNAQGAQDAHEAIRPSSVLRTPTELEKHLSKDQLKLYKLIWSRFVASQMTPAVFDTMKVDLVQNDVLFRANGQKIKFAGFTKVYIEGNDEGKEEKDNILPEMEKGDTVKSVDIEPKQHFTQPPARFTEATLIRSLEENGVGRPSTYAPTLETIQRRYYVKLQSKRFEPTELGDIVNTMIVEFFPQIVDIHFTAEMEQQLDYVEEGKENWVGVIDRFYKPFAIEVEKAEEGIEKIQIKDEPAGFDCELCGHPMVIKLGRYGKFYACSNFPECRNTKAIVKEIGVTCPTCKKGNVIERKSKKNRLFYGCDKYPECEFVSWDKPVGRDCPKCEHYLVEKKLKGGKQVVCSNCDYQEAVQK, from the coding sequence GTGGCCTATAAATATTTGGTGATTGTTGAATCACCCGCAAAAGCAAAAACCATTGAAAAATACCTAGGAAAAAATTATAAAGTAGTCGCTAGTTTAGGGCATATTAGAGATCTTCCAAAAAGTAAAATGGGTGTTGACGTTGAAAATAACTATGAACCTCACTATATCTCAATTCGAGGTAAAGGTGACTTAATCAAGGAATTAAAAAAGTTTGCTAAAAAAGCAGATAAAGTTTATCTCGCAGCCGATCCAGATAGAGAAGGGGAAGCCATTGCGTGGCACCTTTCACACTTACTAAATCTGGATATTGAAGATAAAAATAGAGTGGTTTTCAATGAAATCACTAAAGAGGCGGTTAAAGGAGCCTTTAAAGAACCGCGTTCGATTAATATGGATTTAGTCGATTCACAACAAGCTAGACGTATCTTAGATCGACTAGTAGGTTATACAATCAGCCCTATTTTATGGAAAAAAGTAAAAAAAGGACTTAGTGCAGGTCGTGTTCAATCGGTTGCATTGAAGTTGATTATTGACCGTGAAAAAGAAATTATCGCTTTTAAACCAGAAGAATACTGGACGATTGGTGGGAATTTCAAAAAAGGAACGAAAAAGTTTAAAGCGAATTTTTATGGCTTAAAAAACAAAAAAGTTGCCTTGAAAAATACAGAAGAAGTGCAAGAAGTCATTAAAAGATTAGATGGTCCTGATTTTGAAGTTACGAATGTTACAAAAAAAGAACGCAAACGAAATGCAGCACTTCCATTTACAACAAGTAGCTTACAACAAGAAGCTGCACGTAAATTGAACTTTAGAACAAGAAAAACGATGATGGTTGCCCAACAATTATACGAAGGAATTTCCCTTGGTCGTGGTGGTGCGGTCGGTTTAATTACTTACATGAGAACCGATTCAACCCGGATTGCAGATAGTGCTAAAGCCGAAGCAGCTGAATTTATCGTAAAAGAATATGGTGAGGAATATTCTGCAACCAAATTTAAAAAATCAAAAAATGCTCAAGGTGCCCAAGATGCCCATGAAGCGATTCGTCCTTCAAGCGTGCTTAGAACACCTACAGAATTAGAAAAGCATCTTTCAAAAGATCAATTAAAACTTTATAAGTTAATTTGGTCACGATTTGTAGCTAGTCAAATGACACCAGCAGTTTTTGACACTATGAAAGTTGACTTGGTTCAAAATGATGTCTTATTTAGAGCAAATGGTCAAAAAATTAAATTTGCAGGATTCACTAAAGTGTACATTGAAGGAAATGACGAAGGCAAAGAAGAAAAAGACAATATTCTTCCTGAAATGGAAAAAGGCGACACGGTTAAATCGGTTGATATTGAGCCAAAACAACACTTTACTCAACCCCCTGCACGCTTTACTGAAGCAACCTTGATCCGCTCTCTTGAAGAAAACGGAGTAGGAAGACCGTCTACTTATGCCCCTACCTTAGAAACGATTCAACGACGCTACTATGTAAAATTACAAAGCAAACGTTTTGAGCCAACTGAACTAGGAGATATTGTTAATACTATGATTGTGGAATTTTTCCCACAAATTGTGGACATTCATTTCACTGCTGAAATGGAGCAACAGCTAGATTATGTAGAAGAAGGCAAAGAAAACTGGGTTGGCGTAATTGATCGATTTTATAAACCTTTTGCGATTGAAGTCGAAAAAGCAGAAGAAGGAATTGAAAAAATTCAAATCAAAGATGAACCAGCAGGATTTGATTGTGAATTATGTGGACATCCGATGGTGATTAAATTAGGCAGATATGGAAAATTTTATGCATGTAGTAATTTCCCTGAATGTCGAAACACAAAAGCCATCGTTAAGGAAATTGGCGTAACTTGTCCTACATGTAAAAAAGGCAATGTCATAGAACGTAAATCGAAGAAAAATCGTTTGTTCTATGGGTGTGACAAGTACCCAGAGTGCGAATTTGTTTCATGGGATAAACCAGTTGGACGCGATTGTCCTAAATGTGAACATTATTTAGTTGAGAAAAAATTAAAAGGCGGCAAACAAGTTGTTTGTAGCAATTGTGATTACCAAGAAGCCGTTCAAAAATAA
- a CDS encoding ribonuclease HII translates to MDKKLTIIEVKERLKSIHSIDDPAFEQIKMDERKGVQTAIKAWHKKQADALKLEQKHQEMLQFEEKLWQQNCVYIAGIDEVGRGPLAGPVVAAAVILPKDFHVLEINDSKQLSEAKRDALFDKIKKEALAIGVGIKDESIIDQVNIYQATKLAMIEAVENLSIDPQHLLIDAMKLELDIPQTSIIKGDAKSLSIAAASIVAKVTRDRMMKDYDKQYPGYGFVKNAGYGTKVHLEGLEKYGVTPIHRKTFAPVKDQIMKKR, encoded by the coding sequence ATGGATAAAAAATTAACGATTATAGAAGTAAAAGAACGCTTAAAATCCATCCATTCTATTGATGACCCTGCATTTGAACAAATAAAAATGGATGAACGTAAAGGGGTGCAAACCGCAATTAAAGCTTGGCATAAAAAACAAGCAGATGCCCTTAAATTAGAGCAAAAACATCAAGAAATGCTACAGTTTGAAGAAAAATTGTGGCAACAAAACTGTGTGTATATTGCAGGAATCGATGAAGTAGGGCGTGGTCCATTAGCAGGTCCGGTTGTTGCGGCGGCTGTGATTTTACCTAAAGATTTCCATGTCTTAGAAATCAATGATTCCAAGCAATTATCGGAAGCAAAACGCGATGCGCTATTTGATAAAATTAAAAAGGAAGCATTAGCAATTGGGGTAGGCATTAAAGACGAATCTATCATTGATCAGGTGAACATCTATCAAGCTACTAAATTGGCAATGATTGAAGCAGTTGAAAATTTATCAATTGATCCCCAACACCTATTGATTGATGCGATGAAATTAGAATTAGATATTCCACAAACAAGCATCATTAAAGGGGATGCAAAAAGTTTATCAATTGCAGCTGCGAGTATTGTTGCAAAAGTGACCAGAGATCGAATGATGAAAGATTACGACAAGCAATATCCCGGCTATGGCTTTGTTAAAAATGCGGGTTATGGAACAAAAGTTCATTTAGAAGGATTAGAAAAATACGGCGTGACTCCAATTCATCGAAAAACCTTTGCTCCAGTTAAAGATCAAATCATGAAAAAAAGATAA
- the trmFO gene encoding FADH(2)-oxidizing methylenetetrahydrofolate--tRNA-(uracil(54)-C(5))-methyltransferase TrmFO, protein MSKTNFVTVIGAGLAGSEAAFQIAERGINVHLYEMRPAKNTEAHHTSDFAELVCSNSLRANQVTNAAGLLKEEMRQFSSLIISEADRHSIPAGGALAVDRDKFSQGVTERIKNHPFIKIFSKEMVALPNGPTIIATGPLTSAPLAKEIATFTESDGLYFYDAAAPIIEKNSIDFDKVYLKSRYDNGEAAYLNCPMNEEEFNRFYDELIEAEVAPLKSFEKEKFFEGCMPVEVMAKRGRKTLLFGPLKPVGLEDPKTDKRPFAVVQLRQDNAAGSLYNLVGFQTHLKWGEQKRILQLIPGLEQAEIVRYGVMHRNTFIKSPDVLKATYQSKKRSDLFFAGQMTGVEGYVESAASGLIAGMNAAKLVLGEELVTFPLETTLGSMAYYITHADSNYFQPMNANFGLFPPLPEKIRDKKLRNEAYANRALESILNLKKILSIET, encoded by the coding sequence TTGAGTAAAACAAATTTTGTAACCGTTATCGGAGCCGGATTAGCAGGTAGTGAAGCAGCCTTTCAAATTGCTGAAAGAGGAATAAACGTTCATCTATACGAAATGCGTCCCGCAAAAAATACAGAAGCTCATCATACGTCAGATTTTGCAGAGTTGGTTTGTAGCAATTCATTAAGAGCGAATCAAGTAACAAACGCTGCTGGTTTATTAAAAGAAGAAATGCGACAATTTTCTTCACTTATTATTAGTGAAGCAGATCGACATTCAATACCTGCAGGTGGTGCATTAGCTGTTGACCGAGATAAATTTTCACAAGGTGTAACAGAAAGAATTAAAAATCATCCATTCATAAAAATTTTTTCTAAGGAAATGGTAGCGTTACCGAATGGACCAACGATTATTGCAACCGGTCCCTTAACGTCAGCTCCCTTAGCAAAAGAGATTGCCACATTTACGGAATCAGATGGTCTTTATTTCTATGATGCAGCAGCACCAATCATTGAAAAGAATAGCATTGATTTTGATAAAGTCTATTTAAAATCTAGATATGATAACGGTGAAGCGGCTTATTTGAATTGTCCAATGAATGAAGAAGAATTTAATCGCTTTTACGATGAATTAATTGAAGCCGAAGTAGCACCGTTAAAATCATTTGAAAAAGAAAAATTCTTTGAGGGGTGTATGCCTGTTGAAGTGATGGCTAAGCGTGGACGTAAGACACTGTTATTTGGTCCGTTAAAACCCGTTGGATTAGAAGATCCTAAGACTGATAAGCGTCCGTTTGCAGTTGTGCAATTAAGACAAGATAACGCGGCAGGTTCTCTTTATAATTTAGTAGGTTTTCAGACGCATTTAAAATGGGGAGAGCAAAAACGAATTTTGCAATTGATTCCAGGTTTAGAGCAAGCAGAGATTGTTCGATATGGGGTTATGCATCGAAATACGTTTATTAAATCACCTGACGTATTAAAAGCAACCTATCAGTCAAAAAAACGTTCGGATTTATTTTTTGCAGGACAAATGACTGGCGTAGAAGGATATGTAGAAAGTGCCGCCAGTGGTTTAATTGCGGGAATGAATGCGGCTAAGCTTGTTTTAGGCGAAGAACTGGTTACTTTTCCTTTAGAAACGACACTTGGCAGTATGGCTTATTACATTACCCATGCCGATAGCAACTATTTTCAACCAATGAATGCAAACTTTGGGTTATTTCCACCCTTACCAGAAAAAATTAGAGACAAGAAACTTCGAAACGAAGCCTATGCAAATCGGGCGTTAGAAAGTATTTTAAATTTAAAGAAAATTCTTTCAATAGAGACCTGA
- the dprA gene encoding DNA-processing protein DprA, whose product MNLTELNEWLFHLAHCQGVGASSRIRMIAELIDNPSLSLFDLAFTTNLSTKNTKLFYESYEKIDRQAALNHYKEKKINWITILDSDYPSFLKEIYNPPALLFYQGDKTLLKERLLAIVGSRLKTAYGSAVLNALLPKLIQQQVVTVSGLAKGIDAEVHEKTIHLQGKTIGIIGTGLDLVYPKINKDLQCEIAKNHLLLSEYPIGAQPKRHHFPLRNRIIAGISLGTLVVEARKRSGSLITANLALQEGREVFSVPGSILSSYSKGTNELLLNGAKCVVDADQILEDL is encoded by the coding sequence ATGAATCTTACAGAATTAAATGAATGGCTATTTCATTTGGCGCATTGCCAGGGAGTCGGAGCAAGTAGTCGGATTCGAATGATTGCAGAATTAATTGACAACCCCTCTTTATCCTTATTTGATTTAGCTTTTACTACAAACCTAAGTACAAAAAACACAAAATTATTTTATGAAAGTTATGAAAAAATAGATCGTCAAGCAGCTCTAAATCACTATAAAGAGAAAAAAATTAACTGGATTACCATCTTAGATTCTGATTATCCAAGTTTTTTAAAAGAAATTTATAACCCACCAGCGTTACTTTTTTATCAAGGAGATAAGACTTTATTAAAAGAAAGGTTATTAGCAATTGTAGGATCCCGTTTAAAAACGGCCTATGGAAGTGCTGTTTTAAATGCTCTTTTACCCAAATTGATTCAGCAGCAAGTGGTTACGGTAAGTGGATTGGCTAAAGGAATTGATGCGGAAGTCCATGAAAAAACAATTCACCTACAAGGAAAAACAATTGGGATTATTGGAACAGGATTGGATTTAGTTTATCCAAAAATCAATAAAGACTTACAGTGTGAGATTGCAAAGAATCATTTATTGCTATCAGAGTATCCAATAGGAGCACAGCCAAAAAGACATCATTTTCCATTAAGAAATCGAATAATCGCTGGGATAAGTTTAGGAACATTAGTTGTGGAGGCAAGAAAGAGAAGTGGCAGTTTAATAACTGCTAACTTAGCTTTGCAAGAAGGGCGCGAAGTTTTTTCAGTTCCCGGAAGTATTTTAAGTTCTTATTCAAAAGGAACGAATGAACTTCTGCTAAATGGTGCAAAATGTGTTGTAGATGCAGATCAAATTTTAGAAGATTTATAA